A stretch of the Notamacropus eugenii isolate mMacEug1 chromosome 2, mMacEug1.pri_v2, whole genome shotgun sequence genome encodes the following:
- the LOC140523428 gene encoding mas-related G-protein coupled receptor member X2-like, with translation MAVSSTHGQLKYTHDNATERSVNASLVLQEPERFHLNFSILILIVNIAITGLLGNSIVLWLLGFRIQRNPFSVYIFNLAGADALFLCCSFLIYMNENLRFISSPFVLIVGFLLQYMLFIISVSLLAVISLERCLSVLFPIWYRCHRPKHASATLCTLLWAMVILLSAVDYVLCLHTFSDPLCEKTLIIFQFVWFIVLTCTLCVSSLTLLLSVQCSSQCRQPPRLYLLVLLTVLVFLLCGLPVGINNFIEFEKDSPFLPYWFPPIMICVNSSANSIIYFFLGNQKCRRREPFRVILQRALGDEEVRGGSRGTPHSNAPETSF, from the coding sequence ATGGCTGTGTCCTCCACACATGGACAGCTGAAATATACTCATGACAATGCAACAGAGAGAAGTGTAAATGCGAGTTTGGTTCTTCAGGAACCAGAAAGATTTCACTTGAATTTCTCGATATTGATCCTCATTGTGAACATTGCCATAACTGGGCTGTTGGGGAACAGTATTGTCCTGTGGCTCCTAGGCTTTCGTATCCAGAGGAACCCCTTCTCTGTGTACATCTTCAACCTAGCTGGGGCCGATGCCCTCTTCCTCTGTTGCTCCTTTCTGATCTACATGAATGAAAATTTGAGATTTATTTCCTCGCCCTTTGTACTCATAGTAGGATTTCTACTCCAATACATGTTGTTTATTATAAGCGTGAGCCTTCTAGCTGTGATCAGCCTGGAGCGCTGCCTCTCCGTGCTCTTCCCTATCTGGTATCGATGTCACCGCCCCAAACACGCGTCTGCCACCCTGTGCACTCTTCTCTGGGCTATGGTCATCCTGCTCAGTGCAGTAGATTACGTGCTTTGTTTGCACACGTTTTCTGACCCTCTCTGTGAGAAGACCCTCATCATCTTCCAGTTCGTGTGGTTCATCGTCCTCACCTGCACTTTGTGTGTGTCCAGTCTGACTCTGCTTCTGAGTGTCCAGTGCAGCTCCCAGTGCCGGCAGCCCCCAAGGCTCTacctcctggtcctgctcacagTCCTCGTGTTCCTGCTATGTGGCCTGCCTGTGGGGATCAATAATTTCATAGAGTTTGAGAAAGATTCACCTTTCCTGCCATATTGGTTCCCTCCAATAATGATCTGTGTGAACAGCAGTGCAAACTCCATCATTTACTTCTTCCTGGGCAACCAAAAGTGTCGAAGGAGGGAGCCCTTCAGGGTGATCCTCCAGAGGGCATTGGGGGATGAGGAGGTACGAGGTGGGTCAAGGGGCACTCCTCACAGCAACGCCCCAGAGACATCCTTCTGA